A part of Gossypium hirsutum isolate 1008001.06 chromosome A07, Gossypium_hirsutum_v2.1, whole genome shotgun sequence genomic DNA contains:
- the LOC107926138 gene encoding bidirectional sugar transporter SWEET10 — MALHLSWVFVFGILGNVVSFMVSLSPLPTFYQIYKKKTSEGFQSLPYVVSLFSAMLWIYYALLKKDAMLLITINTFCCFIQSFYIVTYIYYGRKKEKLETVKLMLLFNIFGFGLVFFSTYFLHNPMTRLHILGYICMGFSLSVFAAPLAIVRKVIKTKSVEFMPFTLSVFLTLGAVMWFFYGLLLKDMNIAVPNVLGFIFGILQMILYAIYKNHPKKMVVEDPKLQLSDQHIVDVIKLESVVSSDVNTTAPQPYESRGRGGVEAQNTKEKTSDASQKV; from the exons ATGGCTCTTCACCTTTCTTGGGTTTTCGTTTTTGGCATCCTCg GCAACGTTGTTTCATTTATGGTCTCCCTTTCTCCCTT GCCAACATTTTATCAAATCTACAAGAAGAAAACATCAGAAGGGTTCCAATCATTACCCTATGTGGTATCACTGTTCAGTGCGATGCTTTGGATTTACTATGCACTTCTTAAGAAGGATGCTATGCTACTAATTACCATCAACACTTTCTGCTGTTTCATTCAATCTTTTTACATTGTCACTTACATTTACTATGGTAGAAAGAAGGAAAAg CTCGAAACTGTGAAGCTTATGCTCCTATTCAATATTTTCGGGTTCGGACTTGTCTTTTTCTCCACTTACTTCCTTCATAATCCCATGACCCGTCTCCACATTCTCGGATACATTTGCATGGGGTTCTCTTTGAGTGTGTTCGCGGCACCACTTGCTATCGTG AGAAAGGTCATAAAGACAAAGAGTGTTGAGTTCATGCCGTTTACTTTATCAGTGTTTCTTACCTTAGGAGCAGTGATGTGGTTCTTCTATGGCCTTTTGTTGAAGGATATGAACATTGCG gtaCCAAACGTACTAGGGTTTATCTTTGGGATACTTCAAATGATACTTTATGCAATCTACAAGAACCACCCAAAGAAAATGGTGGTGGAAGATCCAAAGCTTCAACTATCAGACCAGCACATAGTTGATGTCATTAAACTCGAGTCGGTCGTGTCTTCGGATGTAAACACAACGGCTCCTCAACCGTACGAAAGTAGAGGAAGAGGAGGTGTTGAAGCTCAAAATACGAAGGAAAAAACTTCAGATGCTTCCCAAAAAGTTTAA